One part of the Anopheles merus strain MAF chromosome 3L, AmerM5.1, whole genome shotgun sequence genome encodes these proteins:
- the LOC121600073 gene encoding uncharacterized protein LOC121600073: MGALGAIVLAIIVRMVAANTMEVHVNQPNAEVYHRQDMKRGEFDYGYHVQTVNNQFQHKVKGPDDVTYGCYGYVDPSNRKHLVYYVADRMGYRIIFPNRPTKIFTAKLADSLNKLDGAVKGKDYDEQVVEWNNLYMPESCFRLNEILEPAASNQAPVQKVAPASPTAPTTTHVTAQPAAPALPQPTQYTIPTTPRTYVDLHGAGSVATDRHVGENGLGEQQPLYPGIYVQGNSNHQQGQERLDQGGYQNAGGQQQHQQQQPPQGWNQGSLPDINPANINLDQFNGHVYPIHTGGYAGEDQGAAGYQPTAGQFAASSQYSLNITQLLAQIEAVNSQVITLNMLLAGMANNPTAYSNANENSCRSVVQLLKTQKRTPQLVYVPILIPYAEGQYNINQPIAPPARSEAYRGQQTKGGCHNCRG; this comes from the exons ATGGGTGCTCTAGGGGCG ATAGTGCTGGCCATCATTGTGCGGATGGTGGCGGCAAACACGATGGAGGTGCACGTGAATCAACCGAATGCCGAGGTGTACCATCGGCAGGATATGAAGCGAG GGGAATTCGATTACGGTTACCATGTGCAGACAGTGAACAATCAGTTCCAGCACAAGGTAAAGGGCCCGGATGATGTGACGTACGGTTGCTACGGCTACGTCGATCCCTCCAACCGCAAGCACCTCGTGTACTATGTCGCCGATCGTATGGGCTACCGGATCATCTTCCCGAACCGACCCACCAAGATCTTCACCGCCAAGCTTGCCGACAGTTT GAACAAGCTGGACGGTGCTGTCAAGGGTAAGGACTACGACGAGCAGGTAGTAGAGTGGAACAATCTCTACATGCCCGAGTCTTGCTTCCGGTTGAACGAAATTCTCGAACCTGCCGCCAGCAATCAGGCCCCCGTGCAGAAGGTTGCTCCCGCGTCACCGACCGCTCCTACGACGACTCACGTGACGGCTCAACCAGCGGCGCCTGCATTGCCTCAGCCAACGCAGTACACGATTCCAACCACACCCCGCACATACGTCGATCTACACGGGGCAGGATCGGTGGCTACCGATCGCCACGTCGGCGAAAACGGGCTCGGCGAGCAGCAACCCCTGTACCCCGGTATCTACGTGCAGGGCAATAGCAACCACCAGCAGGGACAGGAGCGTCTCGATCAAGGCGGCTACCAGAATGCCggcggacagcagcagcaccagcagcagcaacctccCCAAGGCTGGAACCAGGGATCGCTCCCGGACATTAATCCGGCCAACATCAATCTGGACCAGTTCAACGGGCACGTCTATCCCATCCACACCGGTGGTTACGCGGGCGAGGACCAGGGTGCAGCAGGCTACCAGCCCACGGCCGGCCAGTTTGCCGCCTCCTCCCAGTACAGCCTAAACATTACGCAGCTCCTGGCCCAGATCGAAGCAGTCAATTCGCAGGTCATCACGCTCAACATGCTGCTGGCCGGCATGGCGAACAATCCGACGGCGTACAGCAACGCGAACGAAAACTCGTGCCGCAGCGTGGTCCAGCTGCTCAAGACGCAAAAGCGCACCCCGCAGCTTGTCTACGTGCCGATCCTAATCCCGTACGCCGAGGGACAGTACAACATTAATCAACCGATCGCACCGCCGGCCCGGTCGGAAGCGTACCGAGGTCAGCAGACGAAGGGTGGATGTCACAACTGTCGGGGCTGA